From the genome of Fundidesulfovibrio terrae:
GTCCGCTCCGCCCGCTTATGTCCAGGAACTCATCGAGGCGGCGGCTCTGGGACACTGTCCGGTCGGCCAGGTCGCGCACCAGTCCGCGCAGGGAGTCGCTCACATGGTTGAAGCGCATCACGCCGAAAAGCTGCGGTGCGGCCAGCTCCTGGTTGAAATGGATGACGCTGGCCTCCACCAGCTGGCCGTCGCCTGTAACGAAAGGGGCTTGTTTCATGGAAGATGCATGGTCCTTTGCGTGCGATTCGAATACGATCACATCGTAACGGAGTTTCCCGGCTTCTGGCAACAACCGGCGGCGCATCCATCCGCGACTGACCCCGGCGCGCCCCACCGGAGGAACGGGGCTTCCCTTTTTTCCAGCAATGCCTATCATACCCGGATGTTGCAAAACTTTCCACGGAGCACGTCATGAGCAGTACGCAATGCCTCATCATCGGCGCGGGCCCGGCAGGGCTCTCCGCCGCCATATACACGGCCCGGGCCGGGATGAGCACCCTGGTCCTGGGCGGCAACCCAAAAGTGTACGGCGACTACGACATCGACAACTATTTCGGGTTCGAGCAGACCATCTCCGGCCGCGAGCTCATCGAACGCGGACGCCGCCAGGCCGCCCGCTTCGGCGCGGATATCCGCGAGGAGAAGGTGCTCGGCGTCCACCACGGCGAGGACGGCGGATTCTCGGTCAAGACCGACAAGGGCCAATACCGCGCCTGCTCGATCATCCTGGCCGCCGGCGTCAGCCGGTCCAGGCCGAAGATTCCCGGCATCGAGGCGTACGAGGGCAAGGGCGTCTCCTACTGCGTCTCCTGCGACGGGTTCTTCATCAGGAACAAGCCCGTAGTGGTGGCCGGCGAGGGCGTCTTTGCCGCCAACCAGGCCCTGGAGCTTCTCAACTACACCCCGGACGTGACCATCTGCACCCTTGGCAAGGAGCCCTCCTATCCGGCGGACTTCGCCGCGCGACTGGAGCATGCGGGAATAAAGACCCTCACCTCGCCCGTCACGGCCCTGTCCGGCAATCCGGGCCTGGAATCCGCGGCCCTGGCCGACGGAACGGTTCTGCCCGCGCAGGGGCTCTTCATCGCCCTGGGTGAGGCGTCCTCCACCGATTTCGCCTACACCTTGGGCGTCACCCGCAAGGGAAACTTCATCGAGGTCGACCCGGAGATGAAAACCAGCGTGGAGGGGGTCTTCGCCGCCGGAGACTGTACTGGGGGATTCCTGCAGATCGCCGTGGCCGTCGGGGAAGGCGCGCTGGCGGGAAAATCCGCCATAACCTGGCTCAAGGAGAAGTGCCCGGCGAAATGATCCCGCCCAAACCTCTTGACACAAGTCATCCGCAGAGGTATGGGCTTTGATTCATACTTGAGTTGGGGGCCTATAGCTCAGTTGGCAGAGCTTCCGGCTCATAACCGGGTGGTCCCAGGTTCGAATCCTGGTGGGCCCACCACTCATCCTGCAAGGAAGAGCCGTTGCCGAACGACGAGCAGAAAATCTTTTTGGCTGACGCCGCAAACAAAACGAGCTTGAAGGTGCTTTCCTAGGGGTCTACCCGGAAAGCGCCTTCTTTTTTGACAAATGAACATACGCGACATTTTTGGCCTCATCGAGCAGGCCGCCCCCCCGCACATGGCCGCCTCATGGGACAGGTGCGGCGTGCAGGTGGCCGCCGCCGCCACCGATGCGAGCAAGGTGGCCGTGGCCCTGGACCCCACCCCGGAAACCCTGGCCGAGTCGCTCGCCTGGGGAGCCCAGGTGGTGCTCACCCACCATCCCCTGGGCAAGACCCCGCGCCTGCCCGACCGCCTGGACACGCATCATGAGGCCCTGCGCCTGCTCCTGACCCACGGCGCATGGCTCTACGCCGCCCACACCACCCTGGACTGCGCCCCGGGCGGACCGGCCTCCTGGCTGGCCGACGAGCTGAATCTTTCCAACCGCCGCATCGTGGACCCGCAAGGCGCCACTCCCCGCGTCATGGGCATCTTCAAGGAAGTGACCATGGACGGCTTCGAGGCCATCAGCTTCCCCGACGACCTCGACGTGGACCGCCTGCACTTTGACCGCGACGCCCTGCGCCACGCGCCCCAGGCGTTTTCCTGCCCCGAGCCCCAGTGGCCCGCCATGCGCGAAACGCTCAAGCGCTGCCCGGACGTGTCCGCCATGGCCGGGGCAGTGCGCCTCGTCGAGCCCGCAGAGCCCTTCGGCTACGGCATCGCGGGCGAACTGCCCGAGGCCCTGAGCTTCGAGGCCTTCATGGCCGCGCTCTGGA
Proteins encoded in this window:
- a CDS encoding Nif3-like dinuclear metal center hexameric protein, which encodes MNIRDIFGLIEQAAPPHMAASWDRCGVQVAAAATDASKVAVALDPTPETLAESLAWGAQVVLTHHPLGKTPRLPDRLDTHHEALRLLLTHGAWLYAAHTTLDCAPGGPASWLADELNLSNRRIVDPQGATPRVMGIFKEVTMDGFEAISFPDDLDVDRLHFDRDALRHAPQAFSCPEPQWPAMRETLKRCPDVSAMAGAVRLVEPAEPFGYGIAGELPEALSFEAFMAALWKAVPRSFLTLTGQAPATVRTVAYCTGSGASCAAKAFALGADVFLTGDVTHHAALDIRGLGLTIDAGHRVLEEEMMRRMADLLSPKLGANGVSVRFFESADPLRAVLRP
- a CDS encoding NAD(P)/FAD-dependent oxidoreductase, with product MSSTQCLIIGAGPAGLSAAIYTARAGMSTLVLGGNPKVYGDYDIDNYFGFEQTISGRELIERGRRQAARFGADIREEKVLGVHHGEDGGFSVKTDKGQYRACSIILAAGVSRSRPKIPGIEAYEGKGVSYCVSCDGFFIRNKPVVVAGEGVFAANQALELLNYTPDVTICTLGKEPSYPADFAARLEHAGIKTLTSPVTALSGNPGLESAALADGTVLPAQGLFIALGEASSTDFAYTLGVTRKGNFIEVDPEMKTSVEGVFAAGDCTGGFLQIAVAVGEGALAGKSAITWLKEKCPAK